DNA sequence from the Deltaproteobacteria bacterium genome:
CTTCGGGCTGGACGCTCTTCGACGATATATTCCCCCGGTATAGTTCTTGAGTCCCGCCAGCAGGCCGACCCTCTCCATGAGACTCAGATAGCGTGCCAAGGTCGTTGTGTTACCAGCGTCCTGGAGTTGGCCGAGCATTTTCGTGTAGGAGAGGATCTGTCCGGACGATGTGACGCCGACTTCGAACAACTGTTTCAGTAACGCGGGCTTGTCCACCCGTTGCATGGCGAGGATGTCTCGCTCGATGTTGGGCTCCACCAACGCATTGAATATGTAGTCGTGCCAACGGTCGTGATCACCCATGTGTTCCAACGCGCCGGGATATCCGCCGAAGTAGACATACTCCGAGACGGTCAGCCCGAACGCCCTTGACATCTCGGTGAAGGACCAGTGCTTGAGGCTGATTGTCTCGAAGCGCCCCGCCAGGCTCTCCGTCAGACCGCGCTGCATCAAGAGCGGCGCCGAGCCCGACAGTATGACGTGCAGAGGCCGTTGCTCGCGTCGGTCCGCATCCCAGAGCCCCTTGACCGTTTCCGACCATCCGGGCACCTTCTGGATTTCGTCGAGGGCGAGTACATATCCGCGTTCAGACAAGTCGGCGTTCGTGCGGGCATCTCGCCACACATCAACCAACCACATGGTGTCGGGTTCCCGTGGCACTGAAACCAGAGTGTTTGCGGGTGTCGTCTCGGCTGCTCCACCGGGAGCTGGAGTTGATCCTGGGTCGGGTTCATCGACGCTTACGAGGAGAAGTTCACGGTCGAGGGCTTTCTTCGCCTGCTCGATAAGCGTGGTCTTGCCGACTTGCCGTGGCCCGGCGACAAAGATCAGAGTCCGGGGAGTCTCGTCGAGACGTTCGAGGAGGGTACCGAGTTGCTTGCGCTCGTAGAGGGCCATAGAGACAGATTACGCTCTTGAGTAAAATTACTCAAGAGCGTAATCACAACCGCTTTCAGGCCTCCAAGCCCCCTCCGCGCTACCCTCCGAACGTCGACTGGTAGTCCTCCCACGCCTTCGGCCCCGCCCGGTCGAAGACCTTTTCGCGGAGGCCGCCGGCGTACTGGGCGGGGATGAAGTTGATCTTCTCGGTGAGGGAGGGCTTCAGGCGCACGCCCTGGGCGCGCATCTCGTCGGCCATGACGAGGTTGTCCAGCACCACGCGGATCTCGTCGTGGTCGGTCCACATGGCCTTGTAGACGATGCGGCCCTCGTTGCTGACGATGTAGACCATGTTCGGGAGGACGCCGTAGAGCTGGTGCACGGTGCCTTCCAGGTCGTCCACCAGCAGCGGGTTCTCGATGCCGTCCTGGTCGCGGCAGTGGCGCGCGTATTCGAGCTTTTGCTCCGGGTCCTTGTGCGGGCCGTAGTTCTCCCCGGGATGGGGTTCGCGCACGTAGATGGTGAGGAACTCGAAGCCCTTGTCGCGGTAGTTCCGGTACATTTCGTTGAGGGGCGAGACCTCGCCCACGAAGGGCGGTCAGGTGATGCTGCCGAACTCCAGCAGCACGTGTTTGTTGCCCTTGAACGCCGAGAGCCGGACCTGTTCGCCTTCCAGGGTCGGAAGGGTGAAGTCCGGAGCCTCCTCCCCGGCCCGCAGGCGCGCGGCGAATTCGCCGGCCTTGGCGGAACTCTCCGAACGGTTGAAGGTTTCGTAGTTGTAGGCGCTGACTGATGGACCCATTTGTAATCTCCTTTGCCTTGGTGGTCCGCCACGGGGCCGGTCCGAATGGCGGGATTCTACTACCAAACGAAGGGGTAAAGGAACCCGGGTCAAGTCTCCAAATGGCGACGCCGCCCGAGCCCGGGGTCACGAACGCGCGTCTTCCGCGAGCGCCTCCACGAGCGCGCGCATGTCGGCCGGCATGGGCGCCGTCCATTCCATGGGCTCGCCCGTTTCCGGGTGGCTCAGCCCGAGGCGCTCCGCGTGCAGAGCCTGCCGTCGAAAGCCGCGCAACAGCTCCGTGACGCGGGCGCCCTGGCCCTTGACAGCCCCTGCGCCGTGCCCGCCGTAGACCGGATCGCCCATTACCGGATGTCCGATGTGGACCATGTGCACGCGGATCTGGTGGGTGCGGCCGGATTCCAGCCGTACCCGGAGCAGGGTGTGACTCCGGTAGGCCGCTTTCACCGAGTAGTGGCTGGTGGCCTCCTTGCCGCGTGGCTGCACCGACATGCGGGTGCGGTGAACCGGGTGCCGGCCGATGGGCGCCGTGACGGAGCCACCGATGCGCACGACGCCGCGCACCAAGGCCAGGTATTCCCGCTTGATGCGCCGCGCCTGCAGCTCCCGGACAAGCCGCAAGCGCACGGCGTCGGTCTTGGCCACCACCAGGAGGCCCGAGGTGTCCTTGTCCAGCCTATGCACGATACCGGCGCGCGGCACGGTCTCGAGGGAGGGGGCGTGGTGCATGACGGCATTCAGCAGGGTGCCCTCGGCATTGCCGGCGCCGGGATGGACCACCATGCCCGGGGGTTTGTTGATCACCAGCAGGGCGCCGTCTTCGTGGATGACTTCAAGCGGAATGGGTTGCGCCTTCCAGGAAAGCTCCGCGGGCTCCGGCAGTTCCATCTCGATGCGGGCTCCGGCCGCGACCTTGTCCGAGCACTCCGGGACGCGGTCGTCGAGGCGCACGTGTCCGTCGCGCACGAGCCGTTGCAGGCGGGAACGCGAGTGGTCGGGCAGGAGCGCCGCCAAGGCCGCGTCCAGGCGTTTGCCGTGGAGGGTCTGGGGCACCGTCAGGCGGATCTCGGACGCGGGTTCGGGTGTCGTTGTCCTCATGTAGACGAAGGGCGCCGGCGGATTCGTGCCGGGCCAGCCGAGAGCTTGTCCCTTTCGTCTGGTGATTGCAACAAACTTGATCGCGGCCGGCCGCGCCGGCTGGATTCCTATTTTCCAGGCTGTGTCGATGCTCCGCTCGCACACGAAATGGCGCTGACGCCCAGCTCCGTCATTCCCGCGGAAGCGGGAATCCAGGTGGGGTGAGGCGTGGCATACGCCCGAGTTGCCCCTCTCCACCCCTGGATTCCCGCTTCCGCGGGAATGACGGAGCTGGGTGGCCGTGTCCTTTCCTGTCGGAGCGGAGTTTTGGCACAGCCTGTTTCGTGGGAATGGTGCGAGGGGAGGGTGGTCCGGTCGGGCCAGGCCTCGAACGTTGCAACCGACGTTGACGGCCGTGCGGTCGGGCCGTAGACTCGGGCGATGGACCTGCGAACCTATCTCGACTCCGTCAGGCAACTCGCCCCCGAACGCCTGCTGGAGGTCACGGACAAGCACGACATCAACCTGGAAGTCTGCGCCATGATCGCGGACCTGGAGAAGCAAAAGCGCGAGCCGCTGCTGCTCTTCTCCAACATCGACAACCTGAGCGGCGAGCCGTCGGAGTTCCCGCTGCTGATGAACACGTTCGCGTCGCGCGCGGCCTGCGCGGTGGCGCTGGGGCTTTCGCCGGAGCAGGCGGGCCGCGAACTGATGCTGGAGTTCCAGACGCGCGAGGCGCGGCGCGAGAAGCCCGTGGTGGTAGACGCCGCGGACGCGCCGGTGAAGCAGGTGAGTATGGACCCCAACCTGCACTTCCTGCCGGTGCTGACGCACCACACGGCCGATCTCGGTCCCTACCTCACCATGACCTGGGCCGCCCGCGACCCGGACACGGGCGTCTACAACTCCTCGTTCCACCGGTGCTACGTGCGCGACCCCAACCACCTGATCATGTTCTTCGAGCGCCGGCACCTGTGGGATTACTACGTGCGCGCGGAGGCGCGCGGCGAGGCGCTGCCGGTGGCCTGCGTCATCGGCCACCACCCGGCCTACTACCTGGGCAACTGCATCCTCAACGGCATCGCCGCGGACGAATACGAGAGCATCGGCGGACTCATGGGCGAACCCTTACGGCTGGTGCCGTCGGAGACCTTCGGCGACGAGCTGCTGGTGCCCGCGGACGCGGAGATGGTCATCGAAGGCCGAGTGCTGCCGCACCAGCGGGAAGTGGAGGGCCCCTTCGGAGACTTCACCGGCCTGTACGGCCCCGCGGGCGAATCGCCGGTGGTGGAAGTCACCGCCATCACGCACCGCCAGGATGCCATGTGCATGGACATCCTGGCGGGGCACCGCGACCACCGCCTGCTGGGGGCGGTGCCCAAGGAAGGCAGCATCTACCGCAACGTGCGCGCGGTGGTGCCCACGGTCCAGTCCGTGTGCCTGCCCCTGAGCGGCGCCGGCCGGTTCCACTGCTACATCAGCATCGACAAGCGCTGCGAGGGCGAGGCCAAGCTGGCCGCCATGGCCGCGTTCACGGCCTCGGAACTCATCAAGCACGTGGTGGTGGTGGACGCCGACATCGACGTGTACGACGAGGAGGAGGTGCTGTGGGCGGTGGCCACGCGGGTGGACGCGGCCACCGACATCGCCGTCATCGACCGCGTCAAGGGCAGCCGCCTGGATCCGGTGCATCCGGGCAAGGACTGGGGCTCGAAGCTCATCATCGACGCGTGCCGCAATGAGGAGATCGAGTTCCCGGAGCGCATCGCCGCGGCGCCGTACCGGCGGAAGGAGGGAGCTTCTTGATGATACGGGCGGGAGCGGAGCCGCACGTCAGGGTCGAGCAGACCGCATGCGCGGGGAGCGACGGGGGTTGGCGCATCGCATGGCGCATCACGAACCTCACCGCGTCGGAGTTGCGGCTGTTGGATGTACGCTTCCCGCACGGGCAATTCCGCGGCGGCCTCATGGAGTTGTCGGAACTGACCATCGCGCCTCGGGGCAGTGCCGCCCTCGAGGCT
Encoded proteins:
- a CDS encoding ATP-binding protein encodes the protein MALYERKQLGTLLERLDETPRTLIFVAGPRQVGKTTLIEQAKKALDRELLLVSVDEPDPGSTPAPGGAAETTPANTLVSVPREPDTMWLVDVWRDARTNADLSERGYVLALDEIQKVPGWSETVKGLWDADRREQRPLHVILSGSAPLLMQRGLTESLAGRFETISLKHWSFTEMSRAFGLTVSEYVYFGGYPGALEHMGDHDRWHDYIFNALVEPNIERDILAMQRVDKPALLKQLFEVGVTSSGQILSYTKMLGQLQDAGNTTTLARYLSLMERVGLLAGLKNYTGGIYRRRASSPKLNVLNTGLMSALSGYTFEEAQADRTFWGRLVESAVGAHLWNSATGPTHLWYWRQNGSEVDFVLQRGPRLVAFEAKSHQGTADRRGLAEFRKRFRPVRTVVVGGDGVALEEFLSVPANDWFKT
- a CDS encoding TlpA disulfide reductase family protein codes for the protein MGPSVSAYNYETFNRSESSAKAGEFAARLRAGEEAPDFTLPTLEGEQVRLSAFKGNKHVLLEFGSITUPPFVGEVSPLNEMYRNYRDKGFEFLTIYVREPHPGENYGPHKDPEQKLEYARHCRDQDGIENPLLVDDLEGTVHQLYGVLPNMVYIVSNEGRIVYKAMWTDHDEIRVVLDNLVMADEMRAQGVRLKPSLTEKINFIPAQYAGGLREKVFDRAGPKAWEDYQSTFGG
- the rluD gene encoding 23S rRNA pseudouridine(1911/1915/1917) synthase RluD gives rise to the protein MRTTTPEPASEIRLTVPQTLHGKRLDAALAALLPDHSRSRLQRLVRDGHVRLDDRVPECSDKVAAGARIEMELPEPAELSWKAQPIPLEVIHEDGALLVINKPPGMVVHPGAGNAEGTLLNAVMHHAPSLETVPRAGIVHRLDKDTSGLLVVAKTDAVRLRLVRELQARRIKREYLALVRGVVRIGGSVTAPIGRHPVHRTRMSVQPRGKEATSHYSVKAAYRSHTLLRVRLESGRTHQIRVHMVHIGHPVMGDPVYGGHGAGAVKGQGARVTELLRGFRRQALHAERLGLSHPETGEPMEWTAPMPADMRALVEALAEDARS
- a CDS encoding UbiD family decarboxylase; translated protein: MDLRTYLDSVRQLAPERLLEVTDKHDINLEVCAMIADLEKQKREPLLLFSNIDNLSGEPSEFPLLMNTFASRAACAVALGLSPEQAGRELMLEFQTREARREKPVVVDAADAPVKQVSMDPNLHFLPVLTHHTADLGPYLTMTWAARDPDTGVYNSSFHRCYVRDPNHLIMFFERRHLWDYYVRAEARGEALPVACVIGHHPAYYLGNCILNGIAADEYESIGGLMGEPLRLVPSETFGDELLVPADAEMVIEGRVLPHQREVEGPFGDFTGLYGPAGESPVVEVTAITHRQDAMCMDILAGHRDHRLLGAVPKEGSIYRNVRAVVPTVQSVCLPLSGAGRFHCYISIDKRCEGEAKLAAMAAFTASELIKHVVVVDADIDVYDEEEVLWAVATRVDAATDIAVIDRVKGSRLDPVHPGKDWGSKLIIDACRNEEIEFPERIAAAPYRRKEGAS